CATGCCCCCTCGGAGGTCTGGGCCTGACCAATGCAGGACAGCTTCCTGAGGTCCAACAACACTGGAACCACAGGAACAAACAACACTTTAGCTTCACTCTCTTAAATGAGAGTTAGTGTTTAGCGATGGCTTCTTCCAGATGGGATGAACTAACCTCTGCAGAAGTCTCTGTTCCACAGGAAGATGACGCTGTTGAGCCCAGCGAGCATCCAGCCCACGGGAGCGACATAGAGCAGACACACCAGTATTAACATCCCTGCATAGAACCTGGAGGGAGATATCACAAAACGGAGAAACCACCATATAAGTATTTATCAGCCAGTACATTCTAACATTAATGTAGTTAATGctgtaacaataaaataataaaacagtatttaaatTAAGATGCTTTCTGTCTAAACAACataccacagagagagagagtgtatttAACTAAAACTAGGACACTCCATGTCTCTATTTAATTATGCTTATACCGAATATGACCTTATTTGGTTTAAGGTAATCACAAAATGCTGCTAGGAAGTCCATGTAAATGTGGTCAATAACAACATCAGCACAGCAACAAAGAATAACTGAagtgttgtgaatgtgtgtgtgtgtgtgtgtgcgtgtgtgtgtgtgtgtgtgtgtgcagatgcagACCTTGACGACTTGGTGTGGTTGTCCCAGTACAGGACCTTGTAAATAGCTtctgcagacaggcaggcagaggacAGCATGTCATCCAGGTGCTTTAACCTGGTGAAGACAAGAAACATAAGCACACCCACAAACACTACAAGAACAAAGACACACTTCAACCCATAACTGAACAAATACCATGTACAAATGTCACGTGTACATATGACCTGCTTGTCGGTACAAGCCACAGTTTGTAAACCTGTTGCAAAAAGGGCAACTCATtaacattttcactatttttaattaaataatgaaaacatgtctATATTTACAAATCACTTATTTTATAATggtataaaacaaagaaaacaagctaATTTAAAAGGAATCCTGTGGAGTGTGTGaccacacacagagctgtaaGAACTTTTTTTAgacagctttgcaaatgttttgtgatgaaggaaattaattaaacaagCGTGTAAGGCCTCGAGGATAACTTTATGTTTGGTGAGAAACAGTGAATGTGAAAACGCCACCACTGTAACCAACAAGTATTTACAAAAGTAACTGCGACGTGGCGTTAATTAAATTCAGGTCCAGCttaaatgcagaaacacacacacatacagcacattagagctgaaacaatgatttGACAAATGATTTGACAATTTTtataatcaattcattgttttaagtAATTTCAAGCCATAATACCAAACATCAAGttaagcttctcaaatgtgaagatgcaatgttttctttgtcttatgtgatagtaaactgaatattttttggttttggactgttgggcagacaaaacaataaaattaaGGACATCTCCTTCAAGGGTTTCAGGAACACGTAattggcattttttttaaactataaaGACGATTAACGattgatggagaaaataatcgTTAGATGCAGCCCTGCAGCACATAATCCCATCCCCTGCATTGTCCATCTTACAGATCTTTGACCTCCAGCATGGCCTCCTGTTTGGTGAGATGCACCGTCTGCAGGTCTCTGCGGTGCACAGCGTGGTAGCGCCTCCTCTGGAGCTCAGCGTCTGAGGCTCTGCCCCCACACCTGTCCTGCAGGTAACCCAGGGCAGCAGGTGCCGTCAGTGCCACCACACCCACTGTGAACCAACCAACTGATACCAGAGAGGCAGACACAACAGCAAGTTAATAAATGATTCAAGTGTCTtttaaaacaccaaacaaaagcTGGATCAATATTAATGCCTAATGCCTCATCTTACCTTCATTAACAGTGCAGAAGAAGACGTTGAGGAATACACAGACAAGCAGAGAGCACAGTGGCATCTTCCATCTGAgggatttgaaaaaaaagcagatggaATTGAATACTCCACTATAAATATGGCTTCCTGCCATTACTACTCAAGGCCAAAAACAATTATGTGATATGATGCTCAAACAGgccaaagacaaacacacatacacacccaagCAGGAAGCGAGTCAGCTCCACTGCATCTGCAACTGGTTCTAGAAACAGAGCCATTCTCTTATAGGACACCACCATGTTGAGGAGGTCAAAGTTTGGTGTACACCGCGGGCTCCCCAACTCGGAGGCATCTGGAGACCCAGGGGTCTCTTTAGAGAACATGTGTACAACCTCCCCCCCTTCCCCTGTACCCTGAGAGGGGTCCTGGGACACGCCGTGCATCGTCATTCCTGTTCAGAGAGAGGCAAAGAACGCAGGCAGGATTCAGAGGGTGATAGGACAGAAAGATTCCTGACTTGCTATTGTCACTGTCCCCGAAAGAGACATACTCTGGATCCTGTCAAACCAATTTCACAACTCGGTCCCAGTGAGACTAGACAGGCAAACATGAAAAGTACAACTTGAAACTGCCTGTACAGAAGGTGGGGAGAGGTCAGGAGACTGTAGCCTGGCTCAAGACTTAACAGAATCTTTCTGCAGTGATGGtgaagtgtactccagggtgtgtcagtacaccgtgacatcacagTTAGGTGTGGGTGCAACACAGGCTGCACTCTATTTGACCATGCTGGCCGTAGTGTCGGCTGAAACAgtacaattacattttacatttggatcCAGCCACCATAAGCCGCGTAATAAAGTACGTGTTTATTAGTCTGTGTATTTTACGAGGCTGTTGATACACGCTGTATTTTACTTACGTGCCACAAAGAGACGGCAGTTTGCGTGAGCATGTCTTTTTGTGTGCCAAATTGAAATGAAGTGGAAACCACACAATTCTGTGTGAACACTTCTGAAAGCATCACTGAGTTAGCAAGAGATTAGCAAAGTGTGTTCACTTTAAAGCGTTATTGTCAAGATGACCGTAAAAAACAGGTACCTAGTACAGTCTTCAAAACAGCTACTTTAactttttcttgttcttgttctgaACACAAGCAATCCTAACCTGTAACTACAGGAGTCATTTTTTCGAGTGCACTCCATCCCTGACCATCCTCCTTTGCAATACAATTAATGTGTGTAAGTCAACTGCTCATCGTGGCCGTGAACAGCCACGCAAAGAAGCACCTAACGTTAGACAGCGTCTCCTTAAATCAGTGCTGTGGCCTGCGAGATGCTGACAAACAGGAAAGTTAACTTGGCTTGCTAACAGAAGGAcactatatttatattattgctACTGCAGCCCAGCTAATACTATCTTCCGGGTATGAAGGAGATAACTTACCCCGAGCTGAGTGTCCAACAACAGCCAActtgtgaagcagcagcagcgctgaGAAGAGCTCAGGCGTAACTAGCGAGTGCCACCGACATCATCAGCCCGGAGGAAGGAAGAGCCTCCAAATTCAACCGGCGCGGTCACCATGACAGCAACTTGTCCTCCTGCTCGTGAGTTCACCTGTCGAAACGAGGCCGTTCACAAAACTGTCCAGTTGTCTGCGGAGAAAACCCGACGGGCAAAGCGGGTATTTTGTTGGTCCCTGCTAGCTTGGTTAGCTCCGTGTTGTTCCGAGTACGTCCGCTTCCTCGTCTAATCTAGGCGGAGTAATTGATAGCAGAAAAGGATCGAGTACGATACAGTCGATCACAGAGTAGGATGATCACTGGCTGCAGAGTTTAACTGATCTGGACTTCCTAAAATGGCATTTAGCGCGGAGGACGTACATGCAGAtcatgttgaaaaataaataaacatggcTACCCTCACATTATACTCCAGAATCTATAAATATGctaatatttttcattattgaaGTTTAACTCCTGGACATAAAATGTCTCCTACTTCATTGAAAAGTCCATTTTCGCTGCCTGTGCACTGtagctgtgatgtcacagaatcTTGCTTGTATGTACGACccttaaactcagatttaaggtgagcagagagaaactTTCCATCTTAAGCAGATGAATGTGAGCCTTCAcgtgtcaaactctgcacagacGTCATTCTGCACAGTCGAGATCAACaatccaagtgaagtaacaataagcaaaacacattttttagtGGAAGGAGACTTTCATAATAGCCTCACAGAACAGCTCAGCTGGAGAGCCACACATTCCCACACAGCAATAATTCATTCACACTGATTTTGTTTCGATATGCAGTTTAGAAGTGAGAAGTGAGCGTCCTTTACTTGCTGATTGGGCCTTATTACAGagtgaaaatgacaaatggaAGACTTTAAGTTGACCACAGCTACTGCTCTCAGTGAAGGAGGAAACTGTCAAGTGCCACCAGTCAAGCTGTGTTTGGGGTGGAGTGCCAATGTGATTTAAAGTGATCAATTCAGTGGGAAATTTatccattaaaacacacacacacacacacacacagcctctatTTTCTTATTATAACGTCCAATCAAACTACTGAGTCGGCAAACAGGTAGCGTGTGATGGGACGAGACTATCTCCTGGGACACTGGAATGGTTTAATTAAGCCCTCATGAAACTGTTGCTGCAGCAAGTTTTTATAACTCCATCATGCGGCAGCAACGGGCTCTTTGAACTCATATGAGAAGATGTGATGTGTCTGGCTACACACCGAGTTACCCGTGAGCTGAACAAGTTAAATCcatattctgtttgttttttaagcatATCCAAGTGGTTATCGGGTCGATAGGAGAGTTTCTGGTTGACGGTAATGTCTTGTGAACTGCAACCCAACAAGATTGTGATTACATGGGTTTAGTAGTGATGTGATTTCTTTGTCGCCCCCCACTGGCCAATCTTCTCTCTTCTGTTCTCAAACCTGGCTGCAGTCAAACTCCAAACACTCAGTTGACACTGAACGACTGACTTCTTGAGGTGGACTGGGACTCTGCAGTGTCTGTTGTTGATCTGGACCTGGAGTCAGTGAGTCTACTTGAGTAACTTATGCGCTTTGTTATTTTCCCACTTCTgactaaatcaaacaaaacaaaagctgacatacttccctttttttttttattaatcaaatTATTTTCTATACAGTATAGTCAAAATATTTGGATACATTAGGCACACAATGAAATTGCAAGATAaccatgaaaaagaaacaaactgataataatcataaaaacaagTTGGAAAATGGCACTGAAAGGTTCCACACATttcatatcagaatcagaaatactttatttaccCTAACCCTTTATTTCCTCAGTATTGTATCCAATACTGTGCTGGCAGTCtggaaaaacatgtaaaaaaaaaatcttttacataaaaatgatgaaatttaaaaacatattgatATTGAGAATTGCATAAAATCAGCTGTTTACATCCCACATAGCAACAGTTTGATCGTGAAGACCTTCTGATCTACTGTAGCTGCTTGCTGTGTGAACGCTGGTGGAATTTGAGCCCCCCACAGTTTCTGAAAGACTTCCCACACTGTCCGCAGATGTAAGGTTTCTCCCCGGTGTGGATACGGAAGTGCCTGGTTAATGCCCCAGAGTGACGGAAACACTTAGAGCAGACAGAGCACGTGTACGGCCTCTCTCCCGTGTGGATGCGAAGGTGAGTCTTGAGGTTCTCCATGCGGTTGAACTCTCGGTGGCACTCTGTGCAGCGGAAGGGGCTGCAGCCCGGCGGGTAAAGCTGCAGTCTGGTCCTCTTGCTTCCTGCTACGGGCTGTTGGCAACACTGCTGGAGCTTCTGCTGGCACTGGCCGGAGTGACGCCGCAGCAAGCTGGGCAGGTGGAACGTCTGACCGCAGGACTTGCAGGCGTAGAGGTTGGTGAAGGTGTGGCCGAGGTTGCGGCTGGTCCGTACGTGGACTCCGTAAACCTGTGGAGGGGCTTCTGAGAGGGGAGCTGGTTCTGCCAGCTGGAAGATGTTCGGGAACTCTGAGGAGAGGGATGGAACATCTGTCAGTGGTGGGAGATTGGTGGCCTGGTGGGAAGGATGAGCTGTagaaataaaattttaaaaaaaaagcacacttcAGGGTTAAACTGAAGGAAATTTGAccacattttcactttaatgCCATTTAAAAACAGTATGTAGTAGccacatttgaatattttagtgCAACTTTTTCAGTTACAGATAATCCTCATAAGAATACACAGCAAATATATGTACATGCAGTAAATTTGCAAAAACTTTGGCACCAGCACCTGAATGCATGAAGATGATGCAGTGAGACTGTCACATGGTTATGATGCAAACTGGCTGATTACATGTTGGATGTAGAACTGATCAATACTACAAAAGGCAATCAATGGAAAGGCACTAGGCTGAATTAAGTTTGAGCGGACATTTGATCAAACTCAATATTAGCaaagatatattttattatcactTACTGCCTTTGTTCCAGCAGCCGAAATCAGAGTTTCTCAGACATTGAGTACTTAGGATGTAAAGATAATGAATATTAAACATAGTAACACCAACCCGAATAGCTAACCCCACTTCATCTGTTGCTATAAAAAGGGGTGTTTTGTGGTCGTTTCAGACACTCATTGTTTCCCTTCTTACCCTGATCCAGCCCGGTGCAGGACAGAGTAGTGTTTGAGTCTTGGCTCTGAACATCCAGCACATCTGGTTTCCACTCCTCCAGCATGTTGGACTGGACCGCTGACATACACTCTGGGCTCAAGTCCTCCTCTTTGATCGAGTCTAAACAGAAAGCTGaaccatctctctcctcctctggcttCTCCTGCTTTACTGTAACCTGCTCTAAAGTGGACTTGACATCCCCGCTGGGAAGTGGTGGAGAGTCGCGGTCTTGAGCTGCCAGATCTCGACATGGCTGGCCAATGCTTTCTaccctcaccacacacacacgggaaaTCTCTTCACGGACTTCTGTAAAACAAGATGATCAGAGGGTAGACGCAGTGAGCGAGGAAACactcaacattttatattttaaatgtatattatttgtAGGAACACAATAAAATACGTGTATTCTTTAAATTGTAAGTGTGTTCATTGTTATGAATTACAgatatttaagtacaatttctGGTGATGCCTTTTAGTGAACATAAGTTATTTAAGTACATTGCTGAAAAAACTGAAAGTCCCTTAAAaccatttgtatttattaagaGGGTGCACATGGATTAAGTtacttaaaaacaacagaatttgACCCTACTGTAATAGACCAACGGTAACTCCAATGTGTtcttaaattaataattatgGAATTTAAGGTGTTTTCTCAGGTTCCAATATaaactcaaactgaaataaACCAGCACAATAAGTTGTAAAGTGTACATTAGAAATGATTTGGTCTTTTGAGTTTCCAGTGGATGTTTTGTACCAAAGTGGATGTTTGTTACAGGTTTATTTTGATGTGTAACCTGCGCAAACCTGAGCTCTCAGTGAATGCACAAGCATAGGCAAACAGACATCTCCTCCATTGTATTCCCTTCTACCTATTGGAAATAAAGTGACCGGTGTTTGCCCTTCAGCCATCCTGACTGTTAGTAAGGCGTGAAGTTGCAGCCAGCAAGTGTTTGGGTCTGCAAAATGTGTCGACACCATACGTGAACATGCAGTTTCTGTGCACACTTACTATTTGAATTAAAGTACTTTATACTGACCAATGAGGTGTGATGGGAGGAAGGTCCAACAGAAACTAAAATCTGCTACATACCTTTAATCAAGGCATCACAAGCAACAGCATATCCGTTGTTTTTCTCTGGGTCTGAAGCTGCTTCACCTACATGTGGCGTCATCACGTCACCGCCTGATCTCTGCTCTTCATTCCTGCTCACACGTTTCTCTCGGGGGTCCCGAGGCCGGCCTGCACGGCTGCGAGCTGCAGGACGAGTGTCGCCACTGACCCCCGTGCAGCCGTGCACACTGCCCACTTTGGGATTGGGGCTTTTTTGATTGCGTTCAGGCCGAGGCGGTCGATCTGCAGGTTTGCTGGCATTCAGGAGTTGCTTTGTAGGAGGAGGGGAGCTGCCACCTCCGTCCTCCCTGCGCGCACAGTCCAGCATGGCTTCAGCTCTCTGCAGTCTTTGTTTGAGGGAATCGTTCTCTTGGCGCATCTCTTCATACACGTCTCCTGTCGCCTGGCCTACAAGCTTCGTCACCTCTCGAACTGCGATCTCCACGGCCACTTCAAACGCCCCATGTATCGCTGCAACCAGCTCGTCTTGCAGAGACAGCGCAGCCTCAGCTCCGGCTGGGCGCTTTCTGGTCCCAGCAGGCTGCGGCTTCATGGTGCATTCAGAGGCACTAGCTCTGTGCAATGATTCGGCAATATTAAAAACTCCCTGCGTACAACAGTATTTCTCAGTTATGGATGCCTTGTGGCGATACAGTCTGTTTGTAAGCAAAGCGAGAGGTTTCACTTCCGCCAGCAGCTTGTGACACCTGCTGGTGTCGAGGCTGAACTGCAACAGTCCACAaaaagactgactgacaaaGTGAAATTGAGAAACTCAAGTTTATTATGTTTATAATGTCCGAAAGCGCAGAAAAAGCTTCAAATTGCACCTTTAAATAGAAGACATAGCTTTAACAAGTGTAGAAGATGCCTCGTCCATCAGCCACGGCTTTTATAATCGTCCAAGTGGGCAAGTATCCAACCGGAGGGTCCGAGGACGACCAGGGTCAGCACAGTCAGCACGGACGCGGATTCCTGCAGGGCAGAGCCATGTTACTAAGATTACCAAATAGTCCTCACAGAAGTGGTCCGGAACTCTTCAAGAGCGTTTAAAAGTTCAAGCTAACTTAGTGGGCTCATTTGTAAACTTACCACGGGGCCAATGTTCTCTTTAGGCGGTTTGCCGTGGATATAACTTGCTCGTTGTTGAATCATTACACCTGCCCTGGGAGCAAGAGCCCGCTGAGCCCGCAACGGTCCTGCAAAAAGcccaaacatgtttgattttgaaGGGAAACGGATCTTACCGGCTCCTGAGTAAAGAGAAGTCACCGTTAACGGCGCTGGGCCACGGGCGCTTTAAATGTAGCTGTCCTATAACACACCTGCTAATTGGTCTGATTTTAATTAggctgccttcaggtgctgtAGGAAAAAAGCCAAGGAAGCTTTGATGAGTTCAGTGTCCATGTCTGAAGTCCTGTGTGACAGTTCTCATCAGCATTTATTtgtgataaatattttttaGTTTCTTATGTCATACAAcactttaaatgtcaaaaatgtcaaacaactgTCACAAGTTGGCAGAACTGCGTATTCTATATGAtaaattgattattaaaattgttgatTGTATCAGgggttttctttgtattttgtagttttatgaATTTTTAAGCACTGACTGACAAGGATTGTGATTGAGTCTCTGGGATGCCGGCCAGTAGTCCCTGTGGACAGGGACTCAGAGAGGCAGGTCTTTCTATAGTGTTTCTAAAGCTTCTTTCAGCATCACAGAGGTCAGACAATAATATCCACAGAAGCACAACATTGTGCCATCTGCCTCTGTAATTCTGTATTTAATTCAAGTTTTAAACCATCTGTTTTAAACCAATCTGATGCCATCTGAATAGGATGGTAGGAAAATGGCGCCACTTGGTGGCCAATCGTTGTACAGAAAGATGCATTCGTACCTGATTGAATCTATTTGTCGTTCATATATTTACACCAAAAACCCAGAGAGGATACGATACTTTATTATATAACAGAAATCTATAAAAGCTGtgaacagaaaagaagagaaaggaaaataaagaaatgtgataCAGTACAGACAACAGGGACTGGACAGCAGCACGTAGTTCAACTTTACCAACACTGAGCCTAATAATTCAATGGTACACTCATATTGAAGCTATGCAAAGTCTACCTGAATGATTTCACTCCATTAATCTCACTTATAACCAGGCATGTTAAAAAACACCTGACGCAAGAAACTACAGGCATttctgcagcaaaacaaacacaataagacTTAAACCTAATTACCAGAATTACCAAAATAATTAAGGGCAGttctgaggtacttttacttgataATTTCCAATTAcagtactttatacttctactccactacattccaCCAACTACATATATTTGACAGAGTTAGCGGTTAGAGCTATAGTTACTGGTTACATTGCGGCTTAATTAattgtacacacaaaacactatAGGGACATTCTGGGGGACTTTCTcaagtctctgtgtgtgtgatgtcccACAGCCTGTCTGAGGCCCCCCTTGTAGCTTGACACCAGAGTTTATTTGTACTGTTTTAAACAGCAGAGGCCTACAATGCCTTCTTCCTGTCCTGGACTTGCTggcttctgtttgttgttttctctttcttttcaaactGGCTCTTGCTTTGAGGTAAGCGCCTCGGCACTGACGTCATTCATGGATTACTCTTTGATTATTCCTTTACGTTCCCCCGCAGCAAGTGGGTCGGCTCAGCATTAGCGGGTGTGAAGCTTGTAGTCTGGATGCTGGTTAGATAATCAGgttgcctgcctgcctgcctgcctgtggTGCATGAGAGTTAGAGTTTGTCTCATTCAAACTCCGGAGGGTAAGGTAAGCACATTCATCATACTATATTCTACCTGTGTTTAGCATCATGTTGAGGTTTAGTGTAAGGtaaacttgtttttcttgttatagTAGACATGAACAATTTCTACTTTTTATGGAATGTATTTAAGTAATGGAGATGTTATTGGGAAATTACATGAGAAAGAGTTGGTGCTAATGG
The sequence above is a segment of the Enoplosus armatus isolate fEnoArm2 chromosome 2, fEnoArm2.hap1, whole genome shotgun sequence genome. Coding sequences within it:
- the zfyve27 gene encoding protrudin isoform X2; the protein is MTMHGVSQDPSQGTGEGGEVVHMFSKETPGSPDASELGSPRCTPNFDLLNMVVSYKRMALFLEPVADAVELTRFLLGWKMPLCSLLVCVFLNVFFCTVNEVGWFTVGVVALTAPAALGYLQDRCGGRASDAELQRRRYHAVHRRDLQTVHLTKQEAMLEVKDLLKHLDDMLSSACLSAEAIYKVLYWDNHTKSSRFYAGMLILVCLLYVAPVGWMLAGLNSVIFLWNRDFCRVLLDLRKLSCIGQAQTSEGACEEQEQGNLLDRTPTPTSLEDLSPGSVEEAEEAEPDDEFKDAIEEDDDGPLGAPEYDTISENGLLSRNEPIRSKVSKLTEKLRKRYPTTSTGNCSSCNAVFSVLKKRRSCSNCGNSFCSRCCSFKVLRSCMGATAPEAQRETVFVCAACNSSLSKLQ
- the zfyve27 gene encoding protrudin isoform X1, with product MTMHGVSQDPSQGTGEGGEVVHMFSKETPGSPDASELGSPRCTPNFDLLNMVVSYKRMALFLEPVADAVELTRFLLGWKMPLCSLLVCVFLNVFFCTVNEVGWFTVGVVALTAPAALGYLQDRCGGRASDAELQRRRYHAVHRRDLQTVHLTKQEAMLEVKDLLKHLDDMLSSACLSAEAIYKVLYWDNHTKSSRFYAGMLILVCLLYVAPVGWMLAGLNSVIFLWNRDFCRVLLDLRKLSCIGQAQTSEGACEEQEQGNLLDRTPTPTSLEDLSPGSVEEAEEAEPDDEFKDAIEEHSMSLQEDDDGPLGAPEYDTISENGLLSRNEPIRSKVSKLTEKLRKRYPTTSTGNCSSCNAVFSVLKKRRSCSNCGNSFCSRCCSFKVLRSCMGATAPEAQRETVFVCAACNSSLSKLQ